A single genomic interval of Impatiens glandulifera unplaced genomic scaffold, dImpGla2.1, whole genome shotgun sequence harbors:
- the LOC124917275 gene encoding 18.1 kDa class I heat shock protein-like — translation MALIPSIFGGRRSNVFFDPFSQDLWDSTFESGLIPFSSSNSSHRETSAFAAARIDWKETPEAHVFTADLPGLKKDEVKVEVEEDRVLQISGERNKEQEEKTDKWHRLERSSGKFQRRFRLPENAKMEQIKATMENGVLKVTVPKEPENKPEVKSIDISG, via the coding sequence ATGGCCTTAATTCCGAGCATTTTCGGTGGTCGACGAAGCAACGTCTTCTTCGATCCCTTCTCTCAAGACCTCTGGGATTCGACCTTCGAATCAGGATTAATCCCTTTCTCCTCCTCCAATTCCTCTCACCGCGAGACCTCGGCCTTCGCAGCCGCCAGAATCGACTGGAAGGAAACGCCGGAGGCTCACGTGTTTACGGCAGACTTACCTGGGCTGAAGAAGGACGAGGTCAAAGTGGAGGTCGAAGAAGATCGGGTTCTTCAGATCAGCGGGGAGAGGAACAAGGAACAGGAAGAGAAGACCGATAAGTGGCATCGGCTGGAGCGGAGCAGCGGAAAGTTCCAGCGCCGGTTCAGGTTGCCGGAGAATGCCAAGATGGAGCAGATAAAGGCGACCATGGAGAACGGTGTCCTCAAGGTGACCGTGCCAAAGGAGCCCGAGAACAAGCCGGAGGTGAAGTCAATTGACATTTCCGGCTGA